The proteins below are encoded in one region of Nakamurella flava:
- the urtA gene encoding urea ABC transporter substrate-binding protein → MAVATLLTAGLALTACGSKVGESASSGSAGATVAATSAGKSCVDTSGSTVKIGFLNSLSGTMAISEKTVHDSLQMAADEINAAGGVNGKQLDVISEDGASEPTTFAEKAQKLIQADCVAAVFGGWTSASRKAMLPVFEGNNSLLFYPVQYEGLEASKNIFYTGATTNQQIVPALDYLKEMGVKSLFLVGSDYVFPRTANKIIKAYAAANGMEIKGEEYTPLGDTEFSTIVNKVQSADADAVFNTLNGDSNVAFFKQYKSVGLTPESMPVVSVSIAEEEVGGIGLDNVQGQLAAWNYFETIDTPTNKKFVEAFKAKYGQDRVTSDPMEAAYTSLYLWKAMAEKAKAFDTASIQGAADGVTFDAPEGTVTVDGENHHISKTALIGKIGPDGLLYTEWSSGQPIEPDPFLTGYPWAQGLASN, encoded by the coding sequence GTGGCCGTCGCCACCCTGCTCACCGCCGGTCTGGCCCTGACCGCCTGCGGGTCCAAGGTCGGCGAATCCGCGTCCAGTGGGTCGGCCGGCGCCACCGTGGCCGCCACCTCGGCCGGGAAGTCCTGCGTCGACACCTCGGGCAGCACGGTGAAGATCGGGTTCCTGAACTCGCTGTCCGGGACGATGGCCATCAGCGAGAAGACCGTGCACGACTCCCTGCAGATGGCCGCGGACGAGATCAACGCGGCCGGCGGGGTCAACGGCAAGCAGCTCGACGTCATCAGCGAGGACGGCGCCTCCGAGCCGACCACGTTCGCCGAGAAGGCCCAGAAGCTCATCCAGGCCGACTGTGTCGCCGCCGTCTTCGGCGGCTGGACCTCGGCCTCGCGCAAGGCCATGCTGCCGGTCTTCGAGGGCAACAATTCGCTGCTGTTCTACCCGGTCCAGTACGAGGGGCTGGAGGCCAGCAAGAACATCTTCTACACCGGGGCCACCACCAACCAGCAGATCGTCCCCGCGCTGGACTACCTCAAGGAGATGGGCGTCAAGAGCCTGTTCCTGGTGGGCAGCGACTACGTGTTCCCGCGGACCGCGAACAAGATCATCAAGGCCTACGCCGCCGCCAACGGCATGGAGATCAAGGGTGAGGAGTACACCCCGCTCGGCGACACCGAGTTCTCCACCATCGTCAACAAGGTGCAGTCCGCTGACGCCGACGCGGTCTTCAACACCCTCAACGGCGACTCCAACGTGGCGTTCTTCAAGCAGTACAAGAGCGTCGGCCTGACCCCGGAATCCATGCCCGTGGTGAGCGTTTCGATCGCCGAGGAGGAGGTCGGCGGCATCGGTCTGGACAACGTCCAGGGCCAGCTCGCCGCCTGGAACTACTTCGAGACGATCGACACCCCGACCAACAAGAAGTTCGTCGAGGCGTTCAAGGCCAAGTACGGCCAGGACCGGGTGACCTCCGATCCGATGGAGGCCGCCTACACCTCGCTGTACCTGTGGAAGGCGATGGCCGAGAAGGCCAAGGCGTTCGACACCGCCTCGATCCAGGGTGCGGCCGACGGAGTCACCTTCGACGCCCCGGAGGGCACCGTCACGGTCGACGGGGAGAACCACCACATCTCCAAGACGGCGCTGATCGGCAAGATCGGCCCCGACGGGCTGCTCTACACCGAGTGGAGCTCGGGGCAGCCGATCGAGCCCGACCCGTTCCTCACCGGCTACCCGTGGGCCCAGGGCCTGGCCAGCAACTGA
- a CDS encoding DUF389 domain-containing protein — protein sequence MLLHLRVTCPTDRSDEVRALFEADPGTAHLAVVPGGSVVPPGDLFLADVAREAADGLVRRLRDLHVDRDGGIALESVDTAVSRSAEVAEDRAPGDGADAVVWEQVVRTTASDSTLSVAYVAFLTIATLLAAVAIVNDSAILVIGAMVLGPEFAPIAALAVAVVGGRRSIARQALVTLVAGFAIAIGVTALVALLGRVAGWYGSDLLAADRPATGFITQPDRWSVVVAVLAGIAGVLSLTSAKSGALVGVFISVTTVPAAGDIALSLALGDGREVGEAAAQLGINLVGILLAALATLAVQRAVWRRVPRVVPDVPRPRR from the coding sequence GTGCTCCTGCATCTGCGCGTGACCTGCCCGACCGACCGCAGCGACGAGGTGCGGGCACTGTTCGAGGCCGATCCCGGCACCGCCCACCTCGCGGTGGTGCCCGGCGGTTCGGTGGTGCCGCCGGGCGACCTGTTCCTCGCCGACGTGGCCCGGGAAGCGGCCGACGGCCTCGTCCGCCGGTTGCGGGACCTGCACGTCGACCGGGACGGCGGCATCGCCCTGGAGTCGGTGGACACCGCGGTGTCCCGCAGCGCCGAGGTCGCCGAGGACCGTGCCCCCGGGGACGGCGCCGATGCCGTGGTCTGGGAACAGGTGGTGCGCACCACGGCCTCCGACAGCACGCTGTCGGTGGCTTACGTCGCCTTCCTGACCATCGCCACGCTGCTGGCGGCGGTGGCCATCGTCAACGACTCGGCGATCCTGGTCATCGGCGCGATGGTGCTCGGACCGGAGTTCGCTCCGATCGCGGCGCTCGCCGTGGCGGTGGTCGGCGGCCGCCGGTCGATCGCCCGGCAGGCGCTGGTGACGCTGGTGGCGGGCTTCGCCATCGCCATCGGCGTCACCGCGCTCGTGGCGCTGCTCGGGCGGGTCGCCGGCTGGTACGGCAGCGACCTACTGGCGGCCGACCGGCCGGCCACCGGGTTCATCACCCAGCCCGACCGCTGGTCGGTGGTGGTCGCCGTACTGGCCGGCATCGCCGGCGTGCTGTCGTTGACCTCGGCCAAGTCGGGCGCGCTGGTCGGGGTGTTCATCTCGGTGACCACGGTGCCGGCCGCCGGCGACATCGCCCTGTCGTTGGCCCTCGGCGACGGTCGCGAGGTGGGCGAGGCGGCCGCGCAGCTGGGGATCAACCTGGTCGGCATCCTGCTGGCCGCGTTGGCGACCCTGGCCGTCCAGCGCGCGGTCTGGCGCCGGGTGCCCCGGGTCGTGCCGGACGTCCCCCGTCCCCGGCGGTGA
- the urtE gene encoding urea ABC transporter ATP-binding subunit UrtE, with product MLELQDVHVGYGRTDVIHGVSLTVPKDGVAAVMGHNGAGKTTLLRAAVGLLKVRSGRVLLDGEDVTRLAPNQRVARGLAYVPQGQQSFGQLTTAENLQLVADGRARGTELIGEALDLFPALKGLLSRKAGLLSGGQRQQLAIARALITEPRMLILDEPTEGIQPSVVAEIEQTILDLTSRGGLSVLLVEQHVGFALGAASVYCVLASGRISSSGAGGAGAAVDVLSAMAI from the coding sequence ATGCTGGAACTGCAGGACGTGCACGTCGGCTACGGCCGCACCGACGTCATCCACGGGGTCAGCCTGACCGTCCCGAAGGACGGGGTGGCCGCGGTGATGGGCCACAACGGGGCCGGCAAGACGACCCTGCTGCGGGCCGCGGTTGGGCTGCTGAAGGTGCGGTCCGGGCGGGTGCTGCTGGACGGCGAGGACGTCACCAGGCTCGCCCCCAATCAGCGGGTCGCCCGCGGTCTGGCCTACGTGCCGCAGGGCCAGCAGTCGTTCGGCCAGCTGACCACGGCCGAGAACCTGCAACTGGTCGCCGACGGCCGGGCCCGCGGCACAGAGCTCATCGGCGAGGCGCTGGATCTGTTCCCGGCCCTGAAGGGGCTGCTGTCCCGCAAGGCCGGCCTGCTCTCCGGCGGTCAGCGTCAGCAGCTGGCCATCGCCCGGGCACTCATCACCGAGCCGCGCATGCTCATCCTGGACGAGCCGACCGAGGGCATCCAACCGTCGGTGGTCGCCGAGATCGAGCAGACCATCCTGGATCTCACCAGCCGTGGGGGGCTGTCGGTGCTGCTGGTCGAGCAGCACGTCGGGTTCGCGCTCGGCGCCGCGTCGGTGTACTGCGTCCTGGCGTCCGGGCGGATCTCCTCGTCCGGTGCCGGTGGGGCGGGCGCCGCGGTCGACGTGCTGTCCGCGATGGCCATCTGA
- the urtC gene encoding urea ABC transporter permease subunit UrtC: MKLLTSSSTRVWIGLAVLAVLLLGVAPALLSDFRLGLLGKYLCFAIVAVGIGLAWGRGGMLTLGQGVFFGLGGYVMAMHMKLDDAGPSGVPDFLQLYGSGQVPGWWEPFRSGVVTLLAIPLVPAVLAVVLGLATFKRKVRGAYFAILSQALAAAFAILLIGNQATTGGTNGLNGFRSFFGYDLSDPANRQMVYFLIAIVLLVMMALTWQLMTSRYGELLVACRDSEERVRFLGYDPANVKTVAYVIAAVMAGIAGALFTVIVGIISPADVGIVPSIGMLIGVAIGGRTTLFGPVLGTIAVAWLETSLSESFPSFWVYFQGALFMLVVAFLPGGLASLGGGLTGLRDRLAGRHRSGPPDPGGPVAADAPGVSDAAMVKGPA, translated from the coding sequence ATTAAGCTGCTGACCTCGTCCTCCACCCGGGTGTGGATCGGGCTGGCCGTGCTGGCCGTCCTGCTGCTCGGGGTCGCCCCCGCGCTGCTCAGCGACTTCCGGCTCGGCCTGCTCGGCAAGTACCTGTGCTTCGCGATCGTCGCCGTCGGGATCGGCCTGGCCTGGGGGCGGGGCGGCATGCTCACCCTCGGCCAGGGTGTCTTCTTCGGTCTCGGTGGTTACGTGATGGCGATGCACATGAAGCTGGACGACGCCGGCCCGTCCGGCGTCCCGGACTTCCTGCAGCTCTACGGGTCCGGTCAGGTGCCGGGCTGGTGGGAGCCGTTCCGCAGCGGCGTCGTGACGCTGCTCGCGATCCCGCTCGTCCCGGCCGTGCTCGCCGTTGTGCTGGGCCTGGCCACCTTCAAGCGCAAGGTCCGCGGCGCCTACTTCGCGATCCTGTCGCAGGCGCTGGCGGCCGCGTTCGCCATCCTGCTGATCGGCAACCAGGCCACCACGGGAGGCACCAACGGGCTCAACGGGTTCCGGTCGTTCTTCGGCTACGACCTGAGTGACCCGGCCAACCGGCAGATGGTCTACTTCCTCATCGCCATCGTCCTGCTCGTGATGATGGCGCTCACCTGGCAGCTCATGACCAGCCGGTACGGCGAGCTGCTGGTCGCCTGCCGCGACAGTGAGGAACGCGTCCGCTTCCTGGGCTACGACCCGGCGAACGTCAAGACGGTCGCCTACGTCATCGCCGCGGTGATGGCCGGGATCGCCGGCGCGCTGTTCACGGTGATCGTCGGCATCATCTCGCCGGCCGACGTCGGCATCGTCCCGTCGATCGGCATGCTCATCGGCGTCGCCATCGGCGGCCGCACCACCCTGTTCGGGCCGGTGCTCGGCACGATCGCGGTCGCCTGGCTGGAAACCAGTCTGTCCGAGAGCTTCCCGTCGTTCTGGGTCTATTTCCAGGGTGCGTTGTTCATGCTCGTCGTCGCGTTCCTGCCCGGTGGGCTGGCCTCGCTGGGCGGTGGCCTGACGGGCCTGCGGGACCGGCTGGCCGGCCGCCACCGCTCCGGCCCGCCTGATCCCGGCGGCCCGGTCGCGGCCGACGCCCCCGGCGTGAGTGACGCCGCGATGGTGAAGGGACCCGCCTGA
- the ppk2 gene encoding polyphosphate kinase 2: protein MSSSEREREQAAAAEPVAGGDLPKLSKKAYEKEVQRLQADLVSMQQWIKETGFRLVVIFEGRDAAGKGSAIKRITEYLNPRTARIVALPAPTERQKTQWYFQRYVEHLPAAGEIVLMDRSWYNRAGVERVMGFCTTAEYRRFLQQAPIFERLLVQDGILLVKYWFSVSDVEQEKRFRSRQTDPMRRWKLSPMDVQSISRWADYSRAKDEMFIHTDIAEAPWYTVESEDKKRSRINVMSHLLSIVPWEPREPPVVDIPHRPESVEYQRPPRSEFTYVPDVASRLVRDGK from the coding sequence ATGTCCTCATCGGAACGGGAACGCGAGCAGGCGGCGGCTGCGGAACCGGTCGCCGGGGGCGACCTTCCCAAGCTGTCGAAGAAGGCCTACGAGAAGGAGGTCCAGCGACTGCAGGCCGACCTCGTCTCCATGCAGCAGTGGATCAAGGAGACCGGCTTCCGCCTGGTGGTGATCTTCGAGGGACGCGACGCGGCCGGCAAGGGCTCGGCCATCAAACGCATCACCGAGTACCTCAACCCCCGGACCGCCCGGATCGTCGCGCTGCCCGCCCCGACCGAACGACAGAAGACGCAGTGGTACTTCCAGCGGTACGTCGAGCATCTGCCCGCGGCCGGGGAGATCGTCCTGATGGACCGCAGCTGGTACAACCGCGCCGGGGTCGAACGGGTCATGGGTTTCTGTACCACCGCCGAGTACCGCCGCTTCCTGCAGCAGGCGCCCATCTTCGAACGGCTGCTGGTGCAGGACGGCATCCTGCTGGTCAAGTACTGGTTCTCGGTGTCCGATGTCGAGCAGGAGAAGCGGTTCCGCTCCCGGCAGACCGACCCGATGCGTCGCTGGAAACTCTCCCCGATGGACGTCCAGTCCATCTCCCGCTGGGCCGACTACTCCCGGGCCAAGGACGAGATGTTCATCCACACCGACATCGCCGAGGCGCCCTGGTACACCGTGGAGAGCGAGGACAAGAAGCGTTCCCGGATCAACGTGATGTCGCACCTGCTCTCGATCGTGCCGTGGGAACCCCGGGAACCCCCGGTCGTCGACATCCCGCACCGGCCGGAGAGTGTCGAGTACCAACGCCCGCCGCGCTCGGAGTTCACCTACGTGCCGGACGTCGCCTCTCGGCTGGTCAGGGACGGCAAGTAG
- the urtD gene encoding urea ABC transporter ATP-binding protein UrtD, which produces MATDYLQITDVTVTFDGFVAVDKVNLTVLKGDLRFLIGPNGAGKTTLVDAVSGLVPSTGYVEFAGQQLSGRKVHRIARMGVGRTFQTATVFEKLTVVQNLDIAAGAGRGPLSLLRRRRGVPPTVAEALETIGLTELADTPAGILAHGQKQWLEIGMLLVQNAQLLLLDEPVAGMSADERDQTGRLLQRIAQERTVVIVEHDMDFMRAFAKSVTVLAAGKVLSEGTVAQVQADPKVQEVYLGTAAHAAGAPTEDAAALIAAQAAQVEELVEVTDHGAGAQASAGVGRSEGTG; this is translated from the coding sequence ATGGCCACCGATTATCTCCAGATCACCGATGTGACGGTCACTTTCGACGGATTCGTGGCCGTCGACAAGGTCAATCTGACCGTCCTGAAGGGCGACCTGCGCTTTCTCATCGGCCCGAACGGCGCGGGCAAGACCACGCTGGTCGACGCGGTCAGTGGGCTGGTCCCGTCGACCGGCTACGTCGAGTTCGCCGGACAGCAGCTGTCCGGCCGGAAGGTGCACCGCATCGCCCGGATGGGCGTGGGCCGCACCTTCCAGACCGCCACCGTGTTCGAGAAACTCACTGTCGTCCAGAACCTCGACATCGCCGCCGGCGCCGGCCGGGGGCCCCTGTCGCTGCTGCGTCGCCGCCGCGGGGTACCCCCGACCGTCGCCGAGGCGCTGGAGACCATCGGCCTGACCGAGCTGGCCGACACCCCGGCCGGCATCCTCGCGCACGGCCAGAAGCAGTGGCTGGAGATCGGGATGCTGCTGGTCCAGAACGCTCAGCTGCTGTTGCTCGACGAGCCGGTCGCCGGCATGAGCGCCGACGAACGCGACCAGACCGGTCGGCTGCTGCAGCGCATCGCGCAGGAGCGGACCGTCGTCATCGTCGAACACGACATGGACTTCATGCGCGCGTTCGCCAAGTCGGTGACCGTGCTGGCGGCCGGCAAGGTGCTGTCCGAGGGCACCGTCGCGCAGGTCCAGGCCGACCCGAAGGTGCAGGAGGTCTACCTGGGCACCGCGGCCCACGCCGCGGGTGCGCCCACCGAGGACGCCGCGGCGCTGATCGCCGCGCAGGCCGCGCAGGTCGAGGAACTGGTCGAGGTCACCGACCACGGTGCCGGCGCGCAGGCGTCCGCCGGGGTCGGCCGGAGCGAGGGGACCGGCTGA
- the urtB gene encoding urea ABC transporter permease subunit UrtB, translating to METLISQVFAGLSVGSILLLIALGLVLTFGQMGVINMAQGEFIMAGAYTAYVMQFVFTNPGVSLLISLPVAFALAGLLGVVLEATLLRRMYDRPLDTLLVTWGVALILQQVARDVFGAPNVDVPAPSFLSGSVSFFGVALPLSRLFILALSLAAVIGLTLVLVRTSLGRRIRATVQNRPLAETSGISTRSTDRMTFFLGSGLAGIAGVALSQVGSIGPTLGTNYVIDAFLVVVVGGIGQIKGAVIAAFALGLLRAGFEYETSASIAKVLVFVAIVIFLQVRPQGIVNVRTRSLA from the coding sequence ATGGAGACGCTGATCTCCCAGGTGTTCGCCGGCCTGTCGGTCGGCTCGATCCTGCTGCTGATCGCCCTTGGTCTCGTGCTGACGTTCGGTCAGATGGGGGTGATCAACATGGCGCAGGGCGAGTTCATCATGGCCGGCGCCTACACCGCCTACGTGATGCAGTTCGTCTTCACCAATCCCGGTGTCTCGCTGCTGATCTCGCTGCCGGTCGCGTTCGCGCTGGCCGGCCTGCTGGGCGTCGTGCTGGAGGCCACCCTGCTGCGCCGGATGTACGACCGGCCGCTCGACACCCTGCTGGTCACCTGGGGTGTCGCCCTGATCCTGCAGCAGGTCGCGCGGGACGTGTTCGGGGCGCCCAACGTGGACGTGCCGGCACCGTCGTTCCTGTCCGGCTCGGTCAGTTTCTTCGGAGTCGCGCTGCCGCTGTCCCGGTTGTTCATCCTGGCGCTGTCGCTGGCCGCGGTGATCGGGCTGACCCTGGTGCTGGTCCGCACGTCGCTCGGCCGGCGCATCCGGGCCACCGTGCAGAACCGCCCACTGGCCGAGACCTCGGGCATCTCCACCCGATCCACCGACCGGATGACCTTCTTCCTGGGCTCCGGCCTGGCCGGGATCGCCGGTGTCGCGCTCTCCCAGGTCGGCTCGATCGGCCCCACCCTGGGCACCAACTACGTCATCGACGCCTTCCTGGTCGTCGTGGTCGGCGGCATCGGCCAGATCAAGGGCGCCGTCATCGCCGCCTTCGCGCTCGGCCTGCTGCGGGCCGGGTTCGAGTACGAGACGTCGGCGTCGATCGCCAAGGTGCTCGTGTTCGTCGCCATCGTGATCTTCCTGCAGGTACGGCCGCAGGGCATCGTCAACGTGCGGACCCGGAGCCTGGCGTGA